Part of the uncultured Tolumonas sp. genome is shown below.
TTGTGATTGGCATGCTGGTCTGTTTAGCGCGACCACGCCATAAAAATAACGTGTATTACCTATCGCGGATGCTCAATTGGGCTTGCTGGGTGTTGGGCGTTAAAGTTAACCGTATTGTGCGGGATGAATGCCGGACACTTGGCTCTGCGGTGTATGTTGCCAATCATCAAACTAACTATGACATCATGGTATTGGGATGTGTCATGCCGGGCACCGTTTCAATGGGTAAGCAGAGTTTGGCTTGGATCCCGCTGTTTGGTCAGGTTTATTACCTGAGCGGTAATATCCTGATTGATCGTGCGCGGAGCAGTAAAGCTGCCGATACCATCCGTCAGGTTGTAGCGAAAATCAAACAACGCGGCATCTCCATCTGGATGTTCCCAGAAGGGACACGCTCTAAAGGTCGGGGCTTAATTCCCTTTAAAACCGGTGCCTTTCATACCGCTATAGCGGCGAAAGTACCGCTGGTGCCGATCGTTTGTTCCAGTTATGCCGGGCAAATTGATCTCAATCGCTGG
Proteins encoded:
- a CDS encoding 1-acylglycerol-3-phosphate O-acyltransferase, producing the protein MLKVLRIITLIVLLLVWFVIGMLVCLARPRHKNNVYYLSRMLNWACWVLGVKVNRIVRDECRTLGSAVYVANHQTNYDIMVLGCVMPGTVSMGKQSLAWIPLFGQVYYLSGNILIDRARSSKAADTIRQVVAKIKQRGISIWMFPEGTRSKGRGLIPFKTGAFHTAIAAKVPLVPIVCSSYAGQIDLNRWDNGEIIVEMLPPVDSQQWTRATVKDCSNTIRALMESKLAELDAKVKKPQ